The Balneola vulgaris DSM 17893 DNA window AGATTTCCACAGAGGCATCAAGACTTCTGCTCGATTTATGGAACTCCTTGCTGAGAGCTAATTCACTCATTCCCAATGTTATTAAATAAAAAAAGCCTCTTATGAAGAGGCTTTTTTTGTACTAACGAATTTTTGTTGGCTCCGTGTTATAGCTCAACTTCATGATAAATTGGTTCGTCTTTTTCGAAATCGAATAAGGTTAACCTTCGAAGGTTATAGTACCCTGTCCAATAAGTGCGAAGTGCCTGCACATAACTTCTTCGAGCGCTATCCTTTTCGCGTTGAGCAATAAATAAATTGGTTACATCAATCTTACCAATCAGGTACCGGTTTTTTGAAACATCATATCGGCGTTCCGCAATATCATCCGAGATTTCCGCCAACTCTAACTGATCTTTCAGCAATTCAAACTCTCGAACTGTACTTCGAACGTCGAGCTCGAATTGAAGTCTTTGGTAAGCAATGCTATTTGCTGTGGCCTGTTGTTGGTTTCTAGCAGCTTTAATTTCTGCTACTTGCTTACCCCAATTAAAGATGGGCACTTGAAAACCAACGGTAAAGAATTGTCTGTTGCCGGGATTGTCGTACAACTCATCAAAATCTTGAGCTGTATTATTTAAACCATAAGTAGCCTGAATAGTGGCTGAAAATCCACTACTCTTTTTGGCTTGCTCGTATGCTTGATCGGCTTGCAGTTCATTCAGCTCATATTGGAGTGAACGGCTGTTATTTTCAATGGCATAAGCTAGCGCTTCATCTACATCTACTTTAACATCTGGCACATCATTAGGGGCGATAATCTCTAAAACCACATCATTATCGATACCCAATAATGCTTTAAAGCCTTCTTCAGCTCGCTTATAGTTCAATTGCGCCGTTGTTAGAGATGCTTCAGCATTTCTATAGGCCAATTCACTTTCAAGTAATTCGTTTTCAGCTAAGTTACCTACTTCAAATCGCCCTTTCGCAATATTAAAGATCGAGTCGTTTACTGTTACGTTAAACTCTGACACTTCCATATTGATTTTGGCTAACAACAGATCAAAGAAATTCTGAGTAACGGTGAAAGCCAAATCTTCCATGTCTTCAACGAACTGCTTCTCAGCTATACGATAACGCAGGGGTTCTAAGCGTCCTCTCCATTTTAAAGCATTAAACTGAAAGAG harbors:
- a CDS encoding TolC family protein; amino-acid sequence: MNKFILSFAILSLILGSSSAEAQQTQSLTLDQSIEIAKNNSPLSRAATYALISSKWRYKSFKADKLPSLVANGDVPNYLLGSEPISTENGIIYRDFNQSDASLDLSINQNIFPTGGTVSVSSGLGRLGIFKGEERYQWQSTPLLMTLRQPLFQFNALKWRGRLEPLRYRIAEKQFVEDMEDLAFTVTQNFFDLLLAKINMEVSEFNVTVNDSIFNIAKGRFEVGNLAENELLESELAYRNAEASLTTAQLNYKRAEEGFKALLGIDNDVVLEIIAPNDVPDVKVDVDEALAYAIENNSRSLQYELNELQADQAYEQAKKSSGFSATIQATYGLNNTAQDFDELYDNPGNRQFFTVGFQVPIFNWGKQVAEIKAARNQQQATANSIAYQRLQFELDVRSTVREFELLKDQLELAEISDDIAERRYDVSKNRYLIGKIDVTNLFIAQREKDSARRSYVQALRTYWTGYYNLRRLTLFDFEKDEPIYHEVEL